A portion of the Tepidanaerobacter syntrophicus genome contains these proteins:
- the brxL gene encoding protease Lon-related BREX system protein BrxL gives MDELSKKLNKYFPGRVVRKDLTKKIKEGANVPVYVLEYLLGMYCATDDEDSINDGVETVKNILAENFVRPDEAEKVKSKIRELGRYTVIDMITVKLNEKLDIYQAEFSNLGIKGVEISPNYIKKFDKLLAGGIWCIVKMNYFYNEENKIASPFNIDSLTPIQMPHMDVQEIFEGRKYFSKDEWIDVLMRSVGMEPTQLEQKVKCHILERMVPLIENNYNLCELGPRGTGKSHLYKEISPNSILVSGGQTTVANLFYNMATRQIGLVGLWDCVAFDEVAGIKFKDQDGIQIMKDFMASGSFARGKEEKNANASMVFIGNINQSVDVLLKTSHLFEPFPEAMANDAAFFDRMHYYLPGWEIPKMRPEYFTDEYGFITDYLSEFMREMRKRSFTDAFDKYFRLGNNLNQRDVIAVRKTVSGLLKLIYPDGNFSKEDVEEVLRYALVGRRRVKEQLKKIGGMEFYDVHFSYIDIETMEEKFVSVPEQGGGKIIPEGLSKPGHLYTVSRGKSGMIGVYKIETEVVSGTGKFEKTGLGSDREAKEAIETAFRYFRANSKNISGTISTSKKDYLMHVEDIQGIGLTSELALAAFIALCSGALNKPVQSQMVVLGSMSIGGTINKVEELANVLQVCFDSGAKKVLLPMSSAADIGTVPPELFAKFQISFYQDPKDAVFKAFGVE, from the coding sequence TGGAGACAGTGAAAAATATTCTTGCAGAAAACTTTGTAAGACCCGATGAAGCAGAAAAGGTTAAATCAAAAATTCGTGAACTTGGCAGATATACTGTTATTGATATGATAACAGTAAAACTCAATGAAAAACTTGATATATACCAAGCTGAGTTCTCAAACCTGGGTATAAAAGGCGTAGAAATTTCGCCTAATTATATAAAAAAGTTTGATAAGCTTCTTGCGGGGGGTATTTGGTGCATTGTAAAAATGAATTACTTTTACAATGAAGAAAACAAGATCGCAAGTCCTTTTAATATAGACTCTCTTACGCCTATTCAGATGCCTCATATGGATGTGCAAGAAATTTTTGAAGGCAGAAAATATTTTTCAAAAGATGAGTGGATAGATGTTCTGATGCGATCTGTTGGCATGGAACCGACGCAATTAGAACAAAAAGTAAAATGCCATATTCTTGAGCGTATGGTGCCACTTATTGAAAACAACTATAATCTTTGTGAGCTGGGACCACGAGGAACAGGAAAATCTCATTTGTACAAAGAAATTTCGCCTAATTCTATATTGGTATCCGGAGGACAAACTACCGTAGCGAATTTGTTTTATAACATGGCAACACGGCAAATCGGCCTTGTTGGACTATGGGACTGTGTTGCCTTTGATGAAGTGGCAGGGATAAAATTTAAAGACCAAGATGGGATTCAGATTATGAAAGATTTTATGGCATCCGGATCTTTTGCAAGAGGTAAGGAAGAAAAAAATGCAAATGCATCAATGGTATTTATTGGAAACATAAATCAGAGCGTTGATGTGCTTTTAAAAACATCTCATTTATTTGAGCCATTCCCTGAAGCCATGGCTAATGATGCAGCTTTTTTTGACCGTATGCACTATTATTTACCCGGATGGGAAATACCCAAAATGCGGCCCGAGTATTTTACCGATGAATATGGGTTCATTACCGACTATTTGTCTGAATTTATGCGAGAAATGAGGAAAAGATCTTTTACTGATGCTTTTGACAAATATTTTAGGCTAGGCAACAACTTAAATCAGAGGGATGTAATTGCTGTCAGAAAGACTGTATCAGGTTTACTTAAGTTAATTTATCCGGATGGGAACTTTTCAAAAGAAGATGTAGAAGAAGTATTAAGATATGCCTTAGTGGGTCGAAGAAGGGTTAAGGAGCAGCTCAAGAAAATAGGTGGCATGGAGTTTTATGATGTGCATTTTTCATATATAGACATCGAAACCATGGAAGAAAAATTTGTATCTGTGCCGGAACAAGGCGGGGGCAAGATAATTCCAGAAGGATTAAGTAAGCCTGGGCATTTATATACTGTCAGTCGTGGAAAGTCGGGCATGATTGGAGTCTATAAAATAGAAACCGAGGTAGTAAGTGGCACTGGTAAGTTTGAAAAAACAGGTCTTGGTTCAGACAGAGAAGCGAAGGAAGCAATTGAAACCGCTTTTAGATACTTTAGAGCGAATAGCAAGAATATAAGTGGCACTATAAGTACATCAAAAAAAGATTATCTAATGCATGTTGAAGATATTCAAGGCATAGGGCTTACATCAGAGTTGGCACTAGCTGCATTTATTGCATTATGCTCAGGAGCTTTAAACAAGCCGGTGCAAAGCCAGATGGTAGTACTAGGTTCTATGAGCATAGGCGGAACTATTAATAAAGTAGAAGAACTGGCAAATGTTCTTCAAGTGTGTTTTGATTCAGGAGCAAAAAAAGTTTTACTTCCTATGTCTTCTGCGGCAGACATAGGAACAGTTCCTCCTGAGTTGTTTGCAAAATTTCAAATATCTTTTTATCAAGATCCTAAGGATGCTGTTTTTAAAGCCTTTGGGGTTGAATAG
- a CDS encoding DUF4236 domain-containing protein — protein sequence MGFRFRKSVKIAPGMRLNVGKKSASVSFGKKGARYTISSTGRRTSSIGIPGTGLYYTKSHYANSKNKPQSTNRQDHTDSYREVAEFNDFINYITSFHKECDYEYDWELMVKEPAPFNTGEKGPNELAALKKLDNYKPNVLEKVFKVLDNRRREALEEDLKKAIENDKKLYKSWQDQRKLFQSILQKDPKAYMALLKDIQFCSELAGFISSFQFQASDGDTLIIDCNININDVIPTHYKTLTKTGKLSIRKYNKTDYYVIVKEYVSGLTLRIARNVFGLLPIRSAIINVQTEVLDTQVGKVDNITTLSIKIDKTTLSELNFDLIDPLDALNNFEHNVRFLKTCGFQPVEKLSG from the coding sequence ATGGGCTTTAGATTTAGAAAAAGCGTTAAGATAGCTCCGGGAATGCGATTAAATGTAGGCAAAAAGAGTGCAAGTGTTAGTTTTGGAAAAAAAGGTGCTAGATATACGATAAGTTCGACGGGCAGAAGGACCTCATCGATTGGCATACCAGGGACGGGGCTTTATTACACTAAAAGTCATTATGCAAATTCAAAAAATAAGCCTCAGTCAACAAACAGACAAGACCATACTGATTCTTACCGAGAAGTGGCGGAATTTAATGATTTTATAAATTATATAACTTCTTTTCACAAAGAGTGTGATTATGAATACGACTGGGAATTAATGGTCAAAGAGCCGGCGCCCTTTAATACAGGTGAAAAAGGACCAAATGAATTGGCAGCTTTAAAGAAATTAGATAATTACAAGCCTAATGTTTTAGAAAAAGTGTTTAAAGTTTTAGATAATAGACGCAGAGAAGCACTGGAGGAAGATCTAAAAAAAGCCATAGAAAATGACAAAAAGCTCTATAAGTCTTGGCAAGATCAAAGAAAATTATTTCAATCAATACTGCAAAAAGATCCGAAGGCATATATGGCACTATTAAAAGATATTCAATTTTGCAGTGAATTGGCAGGATTTATAAGTTCCTTTCAATTTCAAGCTTCCGATGGGGATACCCTAATAATTGACTGCAATATAAATATAAATGATGTAATTCCGACTCATTACAAGACTTTAACCAAGACTGGCAAGCTTTCTATAAGGAAATACAACAAGACTGATTATTATGTGATAGTAAAGGAGTATGTATCAGGGCTTACTCTGCGCATAGCACGAAATGTATTTGGATTACTACCGATAAGAAGCGCAATTATTAACGTTCAGACAGAGGTATTAGACACTCAGGTAGGAAAAGTTGACAACATAACGACATTATCGATTAAAATAGATAAAACCACATTAAGCGAACTAAACTTTGACCTTATTGACCCATTGGATGCTTTAAACAATTTTGAACACAATGTTAGGTTTTTAAAAACGTGTGGCTTTCAACCGGTAGAAAAACTCAGTGGGTAG